A region of the Stieleria neptunia genome:
TGCTCAGCCGCCAAGTCACCCAGCCGGTGATGTGGGAGGCGAGCATTCGTCGCATGATTGCCGATGGCGTGGAAGGTTTTCTCGAAGCCGGCACCGGTCGCGTGCTGCGAGGAACGCTGAAGCGGATCCAGCGAAAAATCCCCACCGATGGCTTTGGCGACCAGTAGAACCGTCTAGAGCATTGCCAGGAAAGAGTCATCGTCTGACCGATTGCCCCGGCTTCCCGACCCCAAGATTTTCCCCGAGCGAGAAACATGGAACTGACACTCAAAGCCGATCTATCCGGCCAAGTCGCGATTGTCACCGGCGCGTCACAAGGATTGGGTAAAGCCGTCGCGGTGGCGCTGGCGATGAACGGCGCCACGGTCGCCTGCATGGCCCGCAACGCGGAGAAACTGGCGGCGACCGTCGCGGACATCGAAGCCGTCGGCGGCACAGGCATCGCGCTGGCCTGTGACGTGACCGACCGGGCGGCGACCGCCGCGGCGATCGAAGGAGTGGCCAAGGAGCACGGCCGGCTGGACATTCTGGTCAACAACGCCGGGATCACACGCGACAAGACGATGCGTGGGATGAGCGACGAGGAATGGGACAGCGTGATCGCCACCAATCTGACCAGCTGTTTCGTCTGCTGTCGGGCCGCCGCCGGGATCATGCGAAAGAAAAAATATGGCCGAATCATCAACATGGCCAGCATTTCGGGGCTGATGGGCAACCAAGGCCAAGCCAACTATTCGGCCAGCAAGGCTGGGATGATCGGCATGACCCGAACGATGAGCAAAGAATTGGTCAATCGCGGTGTGACGGTCAACGCGGTCGCCCCGGGCTTCATCGCCAGCGACATGACCGACGCGATTCCGGCGGGAATTTTGGACGAGGTGATCAAAACGATCCCCGCCAAACGCATCGGAAACCCCGAAGATGTCGCCGCAGCCGTGCTTTTCCTCGCCTCCCGTGACGCCGGGTACATTTCCGGCCAAACGATCGTCGTCGACGGGGGAATCACCGGATAGCTAGCCTGCCGGCCCCGTAGCGGCCCCCGCAGCGACTTTCGGCAACCTTAAGCCGAGTGAAAACCTTCGCGAGATGGTCAGTCGGGAATCCCGGCATATTGACGCCTTTTGCTTGTTTCCCCTATCTTTTCGGCGAATCAACGAAGCGTCTCCGGGCTCCCACCCCTGCCGTCTCGTTCCTCCCTACAGATGAGGGGCGTTTCGTTCCCTCGATAACTTCCCTTGCAGATCAAACCATTGGAGATTGCTTATGGCTACCGTCGAAGAGCGCGTGGTCGATATCGTTGCTGAACAACTTGGTGTCGAAAAAGACAAGATCAGCCGCGAAACGTCCTTCGTCAACGACCTGGGTGCCGATTCGTTGGATACCGTCGAACTGGTGATGGAGCTCGAAGAGGAATTCAACATTAGCATTCCTGACGAAGCTGCCGAAAAGATCCAAAAGGTCGGCGAGGCGGTGGACTTCATCGAGAATGCCAAAGGCGAAGACGCCTGATTCGTCCCTCGCTCGAACCACCTTATTCAATCGCATTGCCGCCTCATGGTCTTGTGGTGATCCGGCTTTCAAAGCCGCTTGCCGATCATTGTGGGCGGCATTTTTTTCATCCGGACCTCTCGAACCTCTGATTCGTCATGTTCGCAGCTTCGATCACTTGAACGCATCGCCAAGGCATCACGATGACCCAGGGTTCATCAGACACCGTGTCACAACCACCGATTTTCCGAGGTGATCGCCGTGTGGTTATCACTGGCATCGGCGCCGTCACTCCGCTGGCTCTGGAAGTCCCCAGGATGTGGGATCGACTGATCGCCGGTGAAAGCGGTGTCGGCAACATCGAATTGCTCGACACGTCCGAGTACAAAGTTCATTTCGCCGGTGAAGTCTGGAATTTCACGCTCGAGGGTGTGACCGATCCGCGCGAAGCAAAACGACTCGATCGCTTCACCCAGTTCGCCGTCCACGCCGGTCATCAGGCGATCCGGGATTCCGGCATCGATTTCGAATCGGTCGACCGCACCCGCTGCGGTGTCATCCTGGGCAGCGGCATCGGCGGGCTGATCGAAATCGAAAACCAGATCGAACGCATGTTGACCAAGGGGCCCTCGCGGGTCAGTCCCTTCACCGTCCCCAAGATGATGGTCAATGCCGCCGGCGGAAATATCTCCATCACCTACGGGCTCAAAGGCCCCAACTATGCCGTCGCCACCGCCTGTGCCAGTGCGACCAACGCGATGGGCGATGCGCTCCGTAGCATCCGGCTCAACGAAACCGATCTGGTCATCACCGGTGGCAGCGAAGCGGCGCTGACCCGGATGGGCCTGGCCGCATTTCAAAACATGAAGGCCCTCTCGACGCGAAACGAGGAACCGACCAAGGCCAGTCGCCCCTTCGATGCCGATCGCGACGGGTTCGTGCTCGGCGAAGGCGCCGGGGTGTTGGTCTTTGAGGAACTCGAACACGCCAAGAAGCGGGGGGCAAAGATCTACGGCGAAGTCCTCGGATACGGAACCACCAGCGACGCCGGCCACATCACCGCCCCCGACGCCGACGGGATCGGTGCCGCCGCCGCGATGACCGCCGCGCTCGCCGACGCCCGGATCGATCCGGCAAACGTGGACTACATCAACGCCCACGGCACCAGTACCCCGCTGGGCGACAAAGCCGAAACCACCGCCATCAAACGCGTCTTCGGCGAGGCCGCCTATCAGACCAGCGTCAGCAGCACCAAGTCCGCACTGGGGCACTCGCTCGGTGCCAGCGGTGGGGTCGAGGCCGTGATTCTTTGCAAAACCATCGAATCGGAAGTCATCCCGCCGACCATCAATCTGGAAACGCCCGATCCGGACTGTGACCTCGACTACACGCCCAACGAGGCCAAGTCGCGCGCCGTCAAAGTGGCGATGAGCAACAGCTTCGGATTCGGTGGGCACAACGCCTGCATCGTTGTTGGTCGGTTCGACGGCTAGGTGGCCGTCCAGCTTAGGACGACCTGTTTTTCGAGTACGACGCCCTTCCGGGCCGTCGTCCGGAGGGCTCGCACCGACGACCTAGAAAGGACGTCGTACCCTCGAGGGACCGTCCAGCTTAGGACGACCGGCTTTTTGAGTACGATGGCCCTTCCGGACCGTCGTCCGGAGGGCTCGCACCGACGACCTAGAAAGGACGTCGTACCCTCGAGGGACCGTCCACTATCGCTGCGTCGCAGCGACCAGGAATCGCCGAAAGGCGAAACACCAACGCCTCCCTAAAACACCGCGTCGGCTGGTACGCTATTGCCATGCCACCTCTCAAACCGCCAAGCGCGAAGAATCCGCCCGAGCGGGGAAACATCCTCGATCGTGAGGAGTACATCGAACAGGCCCACCTGTTCGAATTGCTGCACGAACAGGCCGGGGGCAAGTTTCCGATCCAGGACTTGCTCGAACAGCTGCGCCACGAAGTCTTGGCGACCACACGGTTGCCGATGGCGATGGAGTACCTGCTGACCGAAGTCAAACACTCCGGCTTGCTCGGGCCGGCGATGCGACAACTGGCCCATTACTTCACGCCGTTCCAAACCTATTTGGTCGACCAAAGTGAAGCGGACACCGGCCGGTTCATGATGAACACCGCCTTCAAAGTCATGCAGGCCGAAGCGGAATACCGGGTCGAAAAAGCCAACCCGGCCGGAATGTTCTTCTTTCAATTTGAGGTCCTGTGCCGAAATCGACTCTCCTACGATCGCGGATTGACGGCGATGAGCGGCGATCCGATCTATGACGACCGCTGGAGCAAGTGGATCCTCGGCCTCCGCGCCCAAATCGGTCTGATCGACTTTGCCGACCTCGTTTTCCTGGTCAGCGAGGACTACCGCAACAAACTCAACGCGGCCGGCAAACCGTCCGACGGCAAGGGCCCGTTCCTGTTCGGCGAAAAGGAAGGCCGGATCGCACTGGCCAATCGACGCAAAGATCCGCTGTACCTGTTCAGCGCCCTGCAGCGGCACCTCGGCTATCCCGCCGTTCCCAAGCCCGCCCCGGCGGACGAGACCCAGGATTTGATTCCCCAGATGGCTCGGCGAATCGAGCGACTGGAGGCCCGGATCCAGCTGATGGAAGAGGAACGTCGGGCGTCGCTGGATATCACCAAGTTCTACGAGCAAAACAAGCACCGCTTGAAGCTTCCTGAGTGAACATGCGCGCAGGGTGAAGGCGGGTCAACTAGAATGACCCGGGGGTGAATCGGACGGACCTGCGCCGCACCAGCCGCGGAGGGACGCGAGCGCTCTGGCCAGAGCACTTGAGACGGCAACCCCATGGCGCATCGATGAGCGAAGACGACATCACCCAGCCGACCCACCCGTCTCAAACCCCTTCCAGACTCGATGGTCAGGTCGCCACCGGCGACTACTCCTTGGATTCGGCCCGGCAGAATGCGTCCGAAGCGGAACTGACGAAGATCGAAGAGTTTTCCGTCTTGGGGTTCCTGGGCAAGGGCGGTTTCGGAACGGTCTATCGCGCCTATGACGGCTTGTTGCAACGTGAAGTCGCGCTCAAGGTCCCGCATCAACGTCTGGTCAATCAATCTGATCTCGCCGCGGCGTATCTGCGTGAAGCCCGTGCGATGGCCAGCTTGGACCATCCCCACATCGTGCCCGTGTACCGGGCCGCCGCGACGCAACAGGTCGCCTGCTATTTGGTCACCAAACTGATCCATGGTTGTCCCTTCGGCCAGTGGATTCGGCGAAAACGCCCTTCCTATCGACAGCTCGCCGATGTCCTTCGCTACGTCGCCGACGCGCTCGCCTACGCCCATTCCCGCGGCATCGTCCATCGCGACATCAAACCGGGCAACATCCTGATTGATGAAGAGGATTGTCCCTATGTCGTCGATTTCGGTTTAGCGCTGCGCGACGTCGAGCGTGAAGGCCGCAGCGCCTACGTCGGAACGCCGGCCTACATGAGTCCGGAACAGGCGCGGGGGGAAGGCCACCGGGTCGACGGACGCTCGGACATTTTTTCCCTCGGCACGGTGTTGTATCAATCGCTGACCGACAGCAAACCGTTCAAGGGCGAGGACCGCGACAGCCTGTTCCAAGAGATCATCTATCACGACCCGGTCGACCCTCGAGAAATCCAGCCCGAGGTGCCGGCGGAACTCGCGCGGATCTGTCTCAAGTCGCTTTCGAAGTCCGTACACGACCGCTACGCCAGTTGTGAACTGCTGGTCGATGACTTGGCGCACTTTGTCGAAACGATGGACGGCGATTCGTCGACATCCACCACGTCGGCTCAGTCGGCGTTCGGTCCTAATGCCGCTCAGGCAGACAGTCACCGCCAACGCCGCACCCTGCCCAAAGGACTTCGGCCGTTTGATTTGCGAGATGCCGAGCACTATTTGGAATTGTTGCCCGGACCCTATGACCGTGACGGCTTGCCGGACATTGTCCGGTTTTGGTTGTCGCGGATCGATTCGACAGATGCTTCCAGAGCCGTCCCGGTCGGACTGATCTATGGACCCAGCGGGTGTGGGAAAACGTCGCTGGTCCGGGCCGGCATCATGTCGCGATTGGGCAATCCGTGCACCAGCATTTATCTGCAGGCGACACCCGAATCAACCGAATCGGTGTTGGCCGGTGCGATCCGATCGAAATTCGGCGATCACCGTTTTGGATCGGTCACGGATCTGGCGGACTTGATTGCCGCTCTCCGCCGCGGCAATCAACCCAAGGTCGTGATCTTCATCGATCAGTTCGAACAGTGGCTGTTCTCCCATCCCGACATCGAACGTGAATCGTTGACCGCCGCGCTGCGACAGTGCGATGGCGTGCAGGTGCAATGCATCTTGATGGTACGTGACGACTTTTGGCTCGGCATTTCACGATTGATGCAAGCGATCGATCTGCCGATCGCCGAGAACGAAAACGCGACGTTGTTGGATCTATTTGATACCCGCCATGCCCGTCATGTGCTGGCGCTGTTCGGCGCCGCGCACGAGCGTTTGCCTGATTCACAGACCCATTTCAGCCCACGCCAAAATCAATTCCTGGATTCCGCGATCCGTTACCTGGCCAGCGACGGCCGAGTGATCTGTGTCCAGTTGGCGCTGCTGACCGAAATGCTCAAACATCGCAACTGGGAAACCAGTTCGTCTCTCTTCAAAGACGGCGGCACCGGGATTGGGGTCCGGTTCTTGGACGAGACCTTCGACAATGAGCGTTCGCCGCGTCGGATCCGGTTGTTCGCCGAAGGCGCCGAGCACGTGCTCCGCGCCCTGTTGCCCGAATCGGGGTCCAGCATCAAAGGCGCCGTGCGGAGCGAGCAGGAACTGATGGAAGCGACCGGCTACCGCGACAAAGCCGCATTCCGTCGATTGATCGCTGTCCTGGACGGCGAACTGCATCTGATCACTCCGACCGACCGGACCGAAGAAGACAGTTTCAGCAGCGAATCGTCGACCAGTCAGATCGGCACGACCGGCTATCAACTGACGCATGATTTTTTGATCGCGCCCATCCGTCACTGGGTCGAATTGCGAAACCGCACCACCAAAGCCGGGAAGGCGCGATTGCGGCTGGATGAATTCACCGAGCTGTACCGTGCTCGTCCGCTGCCCCAAGCGTTACCGACACTCAGCGAATACCTTGCCGTTCGTCGACATGTCCCGCCCTCGACCTATACCGGACCACAGTTGCGGATGATGAACGCCGCCCGCCAGCGCCATCTCGGTCGGCTTGGGGCGTGGTCGCTGGCCGTCGGATTGCTGTTGGCCGTCAGCTGGGGCGGCTATGCGTTCGTGGTCAACCAGCTTCGACAGCGGGACAGTCAAGCGGCGCTGACCCGCTTGGTCGACGCCGAGCTTTCCGAAGCGATCCCGTTGGCCACCGAGCTGCGCGAAGATGCGTGGATTCGAGCCCAGGCGTCGACACTCGTTGCGGACCCGGACTCCAGGCTATCGGTTCGTGTCCGCGCGTCCCTGGTCAATGCAGATCGGGACGTCGTCGCGGCAGAAACATTGACCAGGCACGCGCTGACCGCGCCGGTCGACGAGGTCGTCCAGATCGCGCGGAGCATCGTTCCCTTGATGAACTCCACCAACGAGTTGGCGGTCGAGCTGTGGCGGGACCAGACCGCGACGCGCGGGGAATTGCTTCGCGCGGCCTGTCTGATCGCCAACGATCCCGGCAGCATCGGTGGCTTTGATGATCCGGACGATCAAGCGGTTTTGGTGCAGTTGCTGCTGGCCGAAAATCCGGTCTGGTCGAAGAGCTGGGGGCTGGGGTTTGCTCCGCTGGCCGAGACGTTGCTGCCGCGGCTTGCCAAACATTTGTCGGACCCGGATCGGCAGCAGCCTTCGTTGACCGCCGTCAATTTGGTGCGTCAGTTCGCCAAAACGGATTTCCACTTGCTCGCCGACCTGGTCCGCTCCGCCCACGCCTCCGAATTCAACTTGCTGTTGGAAACGATGGAAGCGGATCCCGATCGGGCACGCGATGCGCTGCGGCGGCAGTGGGATCAGATCAATCAGGCCGAGACTGCGGTGGTCGATGTCACACGTCCCTGGGGGTCGCCCTGGTGGATCGTCGGTGATCGCGATCGAGTCGATTTGACACCCGACCCGGTAATCGACGACGCCCTCTTGGTTCAGTTGGACTCCTTTCAATCGGTCATCGGCCCGCACGCGATCGTGGCCCACCAGGTTCCTCGCGATCGTCTGGCCGGACTCGCCACAGAACTCGCCATCAGCGGCTATCGAATCGGACATCTCGCCGTCTATCGTCACGACGCGCAGCGCTATTGCTTTGTCCTGTTCACGAGAGACTCGTTGGAGTCCAAGTATGCGTTGGATCTCTCGGCCGATCAGGTGCGGGCGCTCAATCGCGACCATCGTGACGAAGGCTTTCTTCCCGATAGCATCAGCGGCTACGCCGACGAGGATAAAACCCTGCGATATTTCGTCAGCTGGATTCGTCGGCCGCAAAACAACGGTGTGACCGCTGCTGACCTGTATCTGGAGGTGCCGGGGAGCCATCACCAGACCGACGGATGGCAGCCGATGCTGCAAAGGGGCCTGTCACTGCCGCGTTTCAATCTGTCGGTCCAGCAGTCGGATTTGCCCGAGCAATTCACGTCCATTCGCTGGCAAACGACTCGCGAGATTCGATACGCCGACGCCTGGAACCAGTCGGCCGACCAGTGCCGCCAGATCATCCAATGGAATCGATCTTCGCCAGTGCTTGTGGCGGGATCCAGCTTGGCCACCGACGGTCGACGCGATGGGACGGTCACTCCGGTCTGGTGGCATGATCTTCCCGTGCAGGCGAAGCTGCTGGAACACCAGGGTCGACTCGATCACCTGCGTGCGGCGGGAAAGCTGATGGCCGAGGGTTACTTTCCCGTTTCACTCGATGCGGCCGCCTTTGACGACGATCGGACATTTCGATTTCAGTCGGTCTGGTGGCGCGCGCTGCCGGAGATCGATGCCCAGGTTGCCTCCGCCCGGGTCCGCTGCAATCTGGCACTGGCGCAGTTGCGACTGCAGCAAGACCAGAATGTGAAAGACGCACTCGCCGGCCATTGGGGCGAAGAGACACGGGGTGCCGTCATCGCAGGATTCGGCGAATTCATGTTGCCGCCGGAATGGTTGTTTGACCAAATTCAAAACTCGCGAGATGACCAAGCCCCGCAAGACGCGATGAGAGTCCGCAGTTGCCTGATGGCGTTGAAACTGATTCCGGTCGACCAAGTCAGTCCGCAACAACGGTCGTCGGTCACGGAGGTTTGGCGTGATCCGCTTCAACGAACGACCGACTCAGGCATTCGGTCTGCTTCACTCGCCCTCGCGGCCGCATGGAATCTGGATCTACCCTTGCCGCCGTCGAGTGATCCCGATCGTGAGTTTCTGGCCGTCTCGGGGCAGCGGATGGTGGTCGTTCGACCGGCAGCAACCGTTTGGCTCGGTTCGTATGGCAATGAACCGGGGCGTGACGGACAGAAAGAGCCGCGGACGGCGTTTGTGATCGACCATGACTATGCGATCGGAGCCACCGAAGTGACCGTCGAGCAGTTCCTGGCGTTTCGCAACGATTTTGACTATCCGGAAGACTATGCCCGATCGGTAGACAGTCCCGCGATCAATGTGACCTGGTATGACGCGGCAAAGTATTGTCGCTGGTTGAGTGAGCAAGAAGGCATTCCCGAAGACGAGATGTGTTATCCCGAAATCGATGCGATCAAGCCGGGCATGGTCGTCTCGGCGGGATCGGTGGATCGAATCGGTTATCGGCTGGCAACCGAAGCGGAATGGGAATCTGCCTGCCGCGGCGGCGTCGATCGCAACCGTTGGTTCGGCTTTGACCCGAAGCGACTCGATGACCATGCCTGGACGGTCAGCAATTCCGAATTCCGGACCCAGCCCGTCGCCCGCTTGTTGCCCAACGACTACGGGCTGTTCGACATGTTGGGCAACGTGATGGAATGGTGCCACTCCCAAAGTCTCGCCTACCCGCGGCAATCGCTCGCACCGGCGTCTGATCCCGGCAATGAATGGTTCGACGTAGAGGGCCGCACGAGGATGATCACGCGCGGCGGCGCGATGCTGTACCAACCCGGTGACGCACGCGCCTCCCAACGCAATCTTCACGGCGCCGATTCACGTTGGGTCTACATGGGATTCCGAATCGCCAGAACGATTCGGCCGACGCTTGAGTAACCAGCCGCGCGGCACCCTCGCTCAACGTGTCCGCGTGACCGACCAGCCTTCCGGCGGATCGGGCAACTGAAAGGCCTCGTGGTAGGCACGCTGCGCCCGCTCGACCCAGACCAAGGTTTGCTGGTGTAGCTTCGTCGGCTTCATCCGAACAGCTCGACTGGCCAACGATCTGGCCAGTCCAAACTCTTGTTTGGCCACCGCCGCGATCGCCAAATTGTGCACCGCAACGGATGAAAACGGATATCGCTGGTAAACCTCTTGCCAGATCGCTTCCGCCTGCCCCCATCGGCCGGCGACCGCCAAGGCGTTGCCGCGTCGAATGGCTTGCGTGCCGGGCAGCAAGTAGGGGATTTCCAACTGCACACGTTCCCGCACGACCGCCGGAGTGATCAGCGGCAACGTCTCGCGAACGAGCGCCGATTGCAACGCCACATCCTTGTCGGCGGCCAACGCCAAATCGGGGTATCGCTCGAGCGCGGATTCCAATTCCACCACGACCGGTTTGCCCAATGGCCGGCCTTCGGTCGGCGCCTGGACGTCAGCGCTGACCGGCATCAAACGCCAGGAAACGGTCAGCCGATTGCCCGCTTCGGTGATCGATCGGGGACGCCGGTCCGGCAAAATCTCGCCGCGCAAAATGAAGTCGATGTGTCCTTGCT
Encoded here:
- a CDS encoding tetratricopeptide repeat protein — encoded protein: MGAPIHVWSPPTLRSTVGHSVMVPKIVGPQELATPIHEKLLLAAPADAGRSTRLVSAESINASTPGFDQGVSLVSYNADDESDLALAKKAQQGHIDFILRGEILPDRRPRSITEAGNRLTVSWRLMPVSADVQAPTEGRPLGKPVVVELESALERYPDLALAADKDVALQSALVRETLPLITPAVVRERVQLEIPYLLPGTQAIRRGNALAVAGRWGQAEAIWQEVYQRYPFSSVAVHNLAIAAVAKQEFGLARSLASRAVRMKPTKLHQQTLVWVERAQRAYHEAFQLPDPPEGWSVTRTR
- the fabF gene encoding beta-ketoacyl-ACP synthase II gives rise to the protein MTQGSSDTVSQPPIFRGDRRVVITGIGAVTPLALEVPRMWDRLIAGESGVGNIELLDTSEYKVHFAGEVWNFTLEGVTDPREAKRLDRFTQFAVHAGHQAIRDSGIDFESVDRTRCGVILGSGIGGLIEIENQIERMLTKGPSRVSPFTVPKMMVNAAGGNISITYGLKGPNYAVATACASATNAMGDALRSIRLNETDLVITGGSEAALTRMGLAAFQNMKALSTRNEEPTKASRPFDADRDGFVLGEGAGVLVFEELEHAKKRGAKIYGEVLGYGTTSDAGHITAPDADGIGAAAAMTAALADARIDPANVDYINAHGTSTPLGDKAETTAIKRVFGEAAYQTSVSSTKSALGHSLGASGGVEAVILCKTIESEVIPPTINLETPDPDCDLDYTPNEAKSRAVKVAMSNSFGFGGHNACIVVGRFDG
- a CDS encoding protein kinase domain-containing protein, with protein sequence MSEDDITQPTHPSQTPSRLDGQVATGDYSLDSARQNASEAELTKIEEFSVLGFLGKGGFGTVYRAYDGLLQREVALKVPHQRLVNQSDLAAAYLREARAMASLDHPHIVPVYRAAATQQVACYLVTKLIHGCPFGQWIRRKRPSYRQLADVLRYVADALAYAHSRGIVHRDIKPGNILIDEEDCPYVVDFGLALRDVEREGRSAYVGTPAYMSPEQARGEGHRVDGRSDIFSLGTVLYQSLTDSKPFKGEDRDSLFQEIIYHDPVDPREIQPEVPAELARICLKSLSKSVHDRYASCELLVDDLAHFVETMDGDSSTSTTSAQSAFGPNAAQADSHRQRRTLPKGLRPFDLRDAEHYLELLPGPYDRDGLPDIVRFWLSRIDSTDASRAVPVGLIYGPSGCGKTSLVRAGIMSRLGNPCTSIYLQATPESTESVLAGAIRSKFGDHRFGSVTDLADLIAALRRGNQPKVVIFIDQFEQWLFSHPDIERESLTAALRQCDGVQVQCILMVRDDFWLGISRLMQAIDLPIAENENATLLDLFDTRHARHVLALFGAAHERLPDSQTHFSPRQNQFLDSAIRYLASDGRVICVQLALLTEMLKHRNWETSSSLFKDGGTGIGVRFLDETFDNERSPRRIRLFAEGAEHVLRALLPESGSSIKGAVRSEQELMEATGYRDKAAFRRLIAVLDGELHLITPTDRTEEDSFSSESSTSQIGTTGYQLTHDFLIAPIRHWVELRNRTTKAGKARLRLDEFTELYRARPLPQALPTLSEYLAVRRHVPPSTYTGPQLRMMNAARQRHLGRLGAWSLAVGLLLAVSWGGYAFVVNQLRQRDSQAALTRLVDAELSEAIPLATELREDAWIRAQASTLVADPDSRLSVRVRASLVNADRDVVAAETLTRHALTAPVDEVVQIARSIVPLMNSTNELAVELWRDQTATRGELLRAACLIANDPGSIGGFDDPDDQAVLVQLLLAENPVWSKSWGLGFAPLAETLLPRLAKHLSDPDRQQPSLTAVNLVRQFAKTDFHLLADLVRSAHASEFNLLLETMEADPDRARDALRRQWDQINQAETAVVDVTRPWGSPWWIVGDRDRVDLTPDPVIDDALLVQLDSFQSVIGPHAIVAHQVPRDRLAGLATELAISGYRIGHLAVYRHDAQRYCFVLFTRDSLESKYALDLSADQVRALNRDHRDEGFLPDSISGYADEDKTLRYFVSWIRRPQNNGVTAADLYLEVPGSHHQTDGWQPMLQRGLSLPRFNLSVQQSDLPEQFTSIRWQTTREIRYADAWNQSADQCRQIIQWNRSSPVLVAGSSLATDGRRDGTVTPVWWHDLPVQAKLLEHQGRLDHLRAAGKLMAEGYFPVSLDAAAFDDDRTFRFQSVWWRALPEIDAQVASARVRCNLALAQLRLQQDQNVKDALAGHWGEETRGAVIAGFGEFMLPPEWLFDQIQNSRDDQAPQDAMRVRSCLMALKLIPVDQVSPQQRSSVTEVWRDPLQRTTDSGIRSASLALAAAWNLDLPLPPSSDPDREFLAVSGQRMVVVRPAATVWLGSYGNEPGRDGQKEPRTAFVIDHDYAIGATEVTVEQFLAFRNDFDYPEDYARSVDSPAINVTWYDAAKYCRWLSEQEGIPEDEMCYPEIDAIKPGMVVSAGSVDRIGYRLATEAEWESACRGGVDRNRWFGFDPKRLDDHAWTVSNSEFRTQPVARLLPNDYGLFDMLGNVMEWCHSQSLAYPRQSLAPASDPGNEWFDVEGRTRMITRGGAMLYQPGDARASQRNLHGADSRWVYMGFRIARTIRPTLE
- a CDS encoding acyl carrier protein; its protein translation is MATVEERVVDIVAEQLGVEKDKISRETSFVNDLGADSLDTVELVMELEEEFNISIPDEAAEKIQKVGEAVDFIENAKGEDA
- the fabG gene encoding 3-oxoacyl-[acyl-carrier-protein] reductase yields the protein MELTLKADLSGQVAIVTGASQGLGKAVAVALAMNGATVACMARNAEKLAATVADIEAVGGTGIALACDVTDRAATAAAIEGVAKEHGRLDILVNNAGITRDKTMRGMSDEEWDSVIATNLTSCFVCCRAAAGIMRKKKYGRIINMASISGLMGNQGQANYSASKAGMIGMTRTMSKELVNRGVTVNAVAPGFIASDMTDAIPAGILDEVIKTIPAKRIGNPEDVAAAVLFLASRDAGYISGQTIVVDGGITG